Proteins from a genomic interval of Betta splendens chromosome 10, fBetSpl5.4, whole genome shotgun sequence:
- the srp72 gene encoding LOW QUALITY PROTEIN: signal recognition particle subunit SRP72 (The sequence of the model RefSeq protein was modified relative to this genomic sequence to represent the inferred CDS: inserted 1 base in 1 codon): MASGGVSVASLWTEVNRCGQNGDYTRALKALSKILHENRDDVTALHCKIVCLTQNGSFKEALNVMNTHSKVLGSEVVFEKAYCEYRLNRVESALKTIEAAPEQTDKLKELYGQVLYRLERYSECKSVYTDLIRNSQDEYDEERKTNLAAVVAAMSQWEKAPLDDLGLPDSTYELCYNAACTLIGQGQLTEAFNKLRQAEELCRVSLADDTDVTEEDIESELAVIHSQMAYVMQLQGRTDEALQLYNQVIKLKPTDVGLLAVTANNIITINKDQNVFDSKKKVKLTNAEGVEHKLAKKQLQAIDFNKALLSMYTNQADQCRKLSSSLASQNPGHPRPVLIQAAQLCREKQHSKAIELLQHFSDQHPESASGIKLTMAQLYIVQGHVTKACDVLRSIEEFKHKPGMVSALVTMYSHEEDIDSAIDVFKQAIEHYQSEQPGAAVHLALVREAANFKLKYGRKKEAISDLEQLWKKNTKDIHTLAQLISAYSLVDTDKAKSLSKHLPSADTMSFNVDVDELENSHGATYVRKKAAKVVGETLPKDKGQDEIKKKKKKKKGKLPXNHDPKVTPDPERWLPMRERSYYRGKKKGKKKEQIGKGTQGAMAGASAELDASKTASSPPTSPRPGSASGSSTAAASNVVPPRQQKPAASGASRKKAPQKKKKGGKGGW, encoded by the exons ATGGCGAGCGGAGGGGTTTCAGTAGCCTCGTTATGGACTGAAGTGAACCgctgcggacagaacggagactACACACGAGCCTTGAAAGCTCTGAGTAAAA TATTGCACGAAAATAGAGACGATGTGACGGCCCTTCACTGTAAAATAGTTTGCCTTACTCAAAACGGCAGCTTCAAAGAGGCTCTGAATGTCATGAACACGCACTCAAAAGTGCTCGGCAG CGAGGTTGTGTTTGAGAAAGCCTACTGTGAGTACCGCCTCAACAGAGTGGAAAGTGCCCTGAAGACCAttgaagctgctcctgagcaGACAGATAAGCTTAAGGAGCTTTATGGTCAAGTG TTGTACAGACTGGAACGCTATAGTGAGTGCAAGTCCGTCTACACAGACCTGATCAGGAACTCCCAGGATGAGTATGACGAGGAGAGAAAGACCAACCTGGCTGCTGTGGTGGCTGCGATGAGTCAGTGGGAGAAGGCGCCATTG GATGATCTGGGTCTGCCTGACTCGACGTATGAACTGTGTTACAACGCTGCCTGCACTCTGATTGGACAAGGACAGCTTACAGAGGCCTTCAATAAACTACGACAGGCAGAGG AGCTTTGCAGAGTTTCATTGGCAGATGATACT GATGTGACTGAAGAGGACATTGAGTCAGAACTGGCCGTCATTCATTCTCAGATGGCGTATGTCATGCAGTTACAGGGTCGGAcagatgaagctctgcagctctACAACCAGGTCATCAAACTCAA GCCAACTGACGTGGGGCTCCTTGCTGTGACTGCCAACAATATTATCACAATAAACAAA GACCAAAATGTGTTTGACTCAAAGAAAAAAGTTAAACTGACAAATGCTGAAGGTGTTGAACACAAGCTGGCAAAGAAGCAGCTACAGGCCATTGACTTCAACAAAGCTCTGCTGTCTATGTACACGAACCAG GCCGACCAGTGCAGAAAACTGTCTTCCAGTCTTGCGTCTCAGAACCCCGGTCACCCACGGCCGGTCCTCATCCAGGCTGCTCAGCTGTGCAGGGAGAAGCAGCACAGCAAAGCCATCGAGCTGCTCCAG CATTTCTCAGATCAGCATCCAGAAAGTGCATCTGGCATCAAATTGACAATGGCACAACTCTATATAGTACAAG GTCATGTAACAAAAGCTTGCGATGTCTTGAGGTCCATTGAAGAGTTTAAGCACAAACCAGGGATG GTGTCAGCTCTGGTAACGATGTACTCCCACGAAGAAGACATCGACAGTGCTATCGATGTCTTTAAACAAGCTATTGAGCACTACCAGTCTGAACAG CCCGGAGCCGCTGTCCACTTGGCTCTTGTGCGAGAAGCCGCCAACTTTAAACTGAAATACGGAAGGAAAAAAGAAGCTATTAGTGacctggagcagctgtggaA gaaaaacacaaaagacatcCACACACTAGCACAACTCATCTCTGCTTATTCTCTGGTGGACACGGATAAAGCCAAGTC cctcagtaaACACCTGCCCTCGGCCGACACCATGTCCTTCAACGTGGACGTAGACGAGCTGGAGAACTCACACGGAGCCACGTATGTCAGGAAAAAGGCTGCTAAGGTCGTAGGAGAAACTCTTCCCAAAGACAAAGG CCAAGACGAgatcaagaagaagaagaagaaaaagaaag GGAAATTAC AAAACCACGACCCCAAAGTGACGCCTGACCCTGAGAGGTGGCTGCCCATGAGGGAGCGCTCCTACTACAGAGGCAAGAAGAAGGGAAAGAAGAAGGAGCAAATCGGAAAGGGCACCCAGGGAGCGATGGCAGGAGCTTCAGCCGAGCT CGACGCCAGTAAGACGGCCAGCAGCCCCCCTACCTCCCCCCGGCCGGGATCAGCCTCAGGCTCCTCCACGGCTGCCGCCAGCAACGTGGTCCCCCCACGACAGCAGAAACCCGCCGCGTCAGGGGCCAGTCGCAAGAaggcaccacagaagaagaagaagggcgGCAAAGGAGGCTGGTAG